The Mesorhizobium sp. AR02 genomic interval TTCAGATCTTGTCCCGGAATGGCCTATCGCTTGGCGGTGCGGACCAGCTTCGGCTTCACCGCGACGCGGTTCTGGCGGCCATAGCTGGTGATGAAGTCGACGATGCGCGGCACGATCTCGGAGCGGAAGCGCGAGCCGTTGAAGACGCCGTAATGGCCGACCGCCGGCTGCATGTAGTGGGCCTTCTTGTCGGCCGGAATGTTGACGCACAGATCCTGCGCCGCCTTGGTCTGGCCAAGGCCCGATATATCGTCGTTCTCGCCCTCGACCGTGAACAGAGCGACGTTGCGGATGGCTGATGTATCGATAAGGGTGCCGCGATGCGTCATCTCGCCCTTGGGCAGGGCATGGCGGACGAACACGGTGTCGACGGTCTGCAGGTAGAACTCCGCCGTCAGATCCATGACCGCCAGGTATTCATCATAGAAGTCGCGGTGTTTTTCGGCATTGTCGCCATCGTGCTTCACAAGGTGCATGAAGAAGTCCTTGTGGGCGATGATGTGGCGGTCGAGGTTCATGCTCATGAAGCCGGACAGCTGCAGGAAGCCGGGATAGACCTCGCGGCCGAAGCCCGGCACCGGCCAGGGCGCGTGCATGACGACATTGTCGCGGAACCAGTCGATGCCCTTCTCCTCGGCCAAAAGATTGACCGCGGTCGGGTTGCGGCGGGTGTCGATCGGGCCGCCCATCAGGGTCATGGTCGACGGCACGAAGGGGTCGCCCTTGGTCTCCATCAGCGCCACCGCCGCCAGAACCGGCACGGAAGGCTGGCACACCGCCATCACATGGGTGTCGGGCCCGAGCGCATGGAACATGTCGATGATGTAGTCGATATAGTCGTCGAGATCGAAGCTGCCGTCGGCCAGCGGCACCATGCGGGCATCGACCCAGTCGGTGATGTGGACATCGGCATAGGGCAGCATGGCTTCCACCGTGCCGCGCAGCAGCGTGGCATAGTGGCCCGACATCGGCGCCACGATCAGCAGCTTCGGATCCGGCTTGCGGCCGGCGGGCACCGCGCGCTCGAAGCGGACGAGGTTGCAGAACGGCTTCGACCAGACGGTCTTTTCGGTAACCTCGACGCTCTTCCAGTCGACGACGGTCTTGTCGAGGCCGAAGGCGGGCTTGCCATAGCGGCGCGTGGTGCGTTCGAACAGTTCGGCGCCCGCCGCAATCGAGCGGCCCCAGGGCGTGTGCGAAAACGGATTGAGCGGGTTGGCGCAGAACATCCGCACCGCGTCGGCATAGAGCCGGGCCGGCTGCAGCGCCGCATGGTTCATTTCATAGAGCTGGTAGAACATCGACAACCCCGCTGCTGCCTCGACCGAAGGGACGACGAGCAGCGCCGAGCCTCAAATGTCTC includes:
- a CDS encoding polyhydroxyalkanoate depolymerase, producing the protein MFYQLYEMNHAALQPARLYADAVRMFCANPLNPFSHTPWGRSIAAGAELFERTTRRYGKPAFGLDKTVVDWKSVEVTEKTVWSKPFCNLVRFERAVPAGRKPDPKLLIVAPMSGHYATLLRGTVEAMLPYADVHITDWVDARMVPLADGSFDLDDYIDYIIDMFHALGPDTHVMAVCQPSVPVLAAVALMETKGDPFVPSTMTLMGGPIDTRRNPTAVNLLAEEKGIDWFRDNVVMHAPWPVPGFGREVYPGFLQLSGFMSMNLDRHIIAHKDFFMHLVKHDGDNAEKHRDFYDEYLAVMDLTAEFYLQTVDTVFVRHALPKGEMTHRGTLIDTSAIRNVALFTVEGENDDISGLGQTKAAQDLCVNIPADKKAHYMQPAVGHYGVFNGSRFRSEIVPRIVDFITSYGRQNRVAVKPKLVRTAKR